The DNA window cagtacacatacacatatactatGCACGCATTAACCTAGctaaactaaaatataaaataaacaagatattttagATGATATTAATGTcgtattaaaattaaaatacaaaaaacactgtGTTCCTCAAAaatcacacataaacacagactgcttctctctctctgcttagGTGAATGAGGTGAATGCCTATGGTAACACTCCACTCCATTTGGCCTGTTACAACGGACAGGATGTGGTGGTCGGCGAGTTGATCGAGGCCGGGGCTAACGTCAACCAGGTGCGTGTGTGAGTCTCTGTGTTTGAGATAGAGTGAGGTGTGGTAATTATGTGTGTTTAATACCTTTGTTACCTTTTCTCCAGGTGAATGAGAGGGGGTTTTCTGCTCTCCACTTTGCTTCTTCCTCACGTCAGGGGGCACTGTGCCAGGAGCTGCTGTTGGCCCACGGAGCTCACATCAACATGAGGGTGTGTCCATATGCATGAAAGTTTAGCTCAGGAATTGTGTTTCCTGTCTATTTAGGTTATatgaatgtataaaaatgagccatataaatatatcaataaaagCATGTGTGATCATGTGTCAGCATGTGTCTCCAAGCCAAAATATTCCTATGATTCCAATTTTTAATAGACTGTAATCAACAGAAACCTCCTACTTACATGTATGCTTGTTTGTTGCTCAGTAGCTACCAGAAAGTTGAAATGACAGTGTTGTTAACACTTTGGTAGCTCAGATGGAATCTGATATGAGGTTCCCGCAGCCTCAAGATGCACGGCCATATGGAAGatgaagggggagggggggtggctCCCTCAGGCTGCAAGCTGTTCTGGGaatatgtgtgtgggtgtgtgtgtcgtcCACAGGGGGGTCTTCAGATAGCTTTTGCTAATTCTGAGCTCTCTATAACACTACAGCAGCGAGAGTAATGAACGTCTAAAGTACCTCTACATGTACTGCAACGCTGATATTTAGACTTATTagaaaaatcataatcatgttttttatccctctctgcctctcccccatctctccctccatctgtccAGAGTAAGGATGGGAAGACTCCCCTCCACATGGCAGCTACCCATGGCAGGTTCTCCTGCTCGCAGGCCCTCATTCAAAATGGTGAGAGCTCCTACAGTGTGCTGTCTGCTTTAGGACTGAAGTGAAATTTGCATGTGCGGGTAGTGATTATAAATGTTCTTCATGTGTGGCACAATATGCAAAATgattttcatccatttttttttttttttttgctgcaggtCCTTATGTTGTTTTCATGGGAATACTTAAATATAtctcttttatttatatgtgtgtaggAGCTGAGATTGATTGTGAGGACAAGAGCAGAAACACTGCCCTTCACATTGCTGCCCGCTACGGCCATGAGCTCATCATCACAGCGCTCGTCAAACATGGAGCCAACACCGCCAAGTTAGTAGCAACTGACATTTAATCATCTGTGAATCTTCGCATTCAATGTAATCTACGCTTCAGTGATAAGAAGCACATTTCCATGATTTTTCCACTTTAGAACAATAACTTTCCACTCTTGAATTTTTTATTGTCGCTCTACTAATGAGCCTTATTAGTGTTAAACAAATTCCTCTTGGCGtatgaatgaaaacattataAAGCCTGAGGACATGTTTAAACTTGGGATAAACCTCTCTTTCaatggtttttcttttttttctatcattCTAAATGCAAAATACCCTCCATGTCATGCAATGACTTGTCTTCTATACCTTTTATCTTTTCAGGAGAGGCATTCACGGGATGTTCCCTCTACACCTGGCAGCTCTCAGCAGCTTCTCAGATTGCTGCAGGAAGCTGCTGTCCTCAGGTACATTAATGCTGATGCCTTTCTTTTCACTGGAATCACCTAGTTGACACCAAAATTGACGCTGTTTGCATATTTGCTCAGGATTTGACATAGACACCCCTGATGACTTTGGAAGGACCTGTCTacatgctgctgcagctggagggTGTGTCATTATTCCTGCTCACCACCTTTCTATTGTTTCATAAGCTCTAATTCAATGAAATAATTTCCCTGCAATTTCCATAGATTGGTATGTCAATAAAATCTACTGATGCTGTCTCTCTGACCAGGAACCTAGAGTGTCTGAATCTGCTGTTAAACATAGGTGCAGACTTCAACAGGAAAGACAACTTTGGAAGGTGAGTTAAGCAAAGTTTAATTCTTTTGATGTTAAGCCAATAGAGTGCAGGGGTCACAACGATAGTGCAAACATGACTGCtaggaaaagaaataaaataacaagAGCTGAAGACAGTAGTAGAGTGAGAATATGAAATCCTCACTGGCACAGATAATAATATTATCCCTCTGACCATCCCAGGACTCCACTACACTATGCATCAGCTAACTGTAACTaccagtgtgtgtttgccttGGTGGGCTCCGGGGCAAGCATCAATGAGCTGGACCAGAGAGGCTGCAGCCCTCTGCACTACGCTGCTGCAGCTGACATGGATGGAAAGTAAGTTCTATTGTTTAATTGATCCAACTAATAGTAAAGTACCCAAAGAATCCTCAATGTCAGATGGAGGTTATCgctcagaaatgtattttccttctcttgtttgtttctgaatgttgttttgtatttgacagATGTGTGGAGTACCTGTTGAGGAACAATGCTGATCCAGGAGTGAGGGACAAGCAGGGTAACACTGCGGTGCACTATGCCTCAGCTTATGGACGCACACTCTGCCTGGAACTGGTGGGTCCACCTACCACCGTGAATGAAGATGTGTTTCTAGAAAACCTGCAAATCATGcaaactaaataaatatgttCACTTCCATGTCTTAAAGGTTTTAAAATTGTAGCAAAAGCTCAGTTCCAAAAAATGTCATGATATCACAAGCAaactttgtatgtgtttgtttcagatGGCGAGTGAAACACCTCTTGATGTGGTAAGGTTTTATCTAATACTTACACTCATTATATGCACCTTACTCAGTGTGCCCTTACAGTGACTCTTTGTGAAAGTGGCTCCATCTGCTGGACAGATGGGGAATAGAGTGACAGATCATCTGCTGGGCAGATGGAGCTACTGTGAAACCTCTTTTATCTTGTTATTGGTTAGCTAACAATACAATCAcaagaaagatttttcttttttaacctaAAATTAGTCGAGACACATGCTTTTGCAAAgcactgtctctctctggtGCAACTGCTTCAGCATTGTTAATAATACAGAGTAATGTGACCATGACCAATTTATTCTGTAATGCAACTATGGCAGTGACTTAtttgtaaacataaacatattgtGTAAACCTTGTTCTGAAATGAGTAATATGTGAACCGCCTCACTATTTCAGTTAATGGAGACATCAGGAACAGACATGCTAAGTGATTCAGACAGTCAGGCTCCTATCAGCCCACTCCACCTGGCGGTGAGTTCAAGGATTGTGTCTGTATTAGGTTGTTTGTATCTCTGCCAAGTTAACTCTCTCTTTATCTAGCCATCTTTGACCAGGTACATTACCAGTTAACATaaatcaagtgtgtgtgtgtatgtatcctCCATTCATCCAGGCATACCACGGACACTGTGGCGCATTAGAGGTCCTCTTGTCCTCCCTGCTGGATGTGGACGTTCGCAGCCCAGAGGGCCGGACCCCCCTCAGCCTGGCCTGCTCCAGGGGTCATCAGGAATGTGTCTCCCTGTTGCTGCACCACAGCGCCTCACCCATGACCCGtgactacacacacaaaaagacgGCTATACATGCTGCAGGTATAcatataatgtgtatatataagcAGGAAATCCCCCAGACACGTACAATAGTTTTGTTGAAATGCCTTAACATCACATGAGTGGGTTTTATTGTGTGGCTGTTAGAAAGGAAAatctgttgttattttaataatgtaGGTCATgacccagtgtgtgtgtgtgtgtgtgtatctgccaTAGCTATGAATGGACACCCAGAGTGCCTGCGCCTGCTCATGAGCAACAACGACCAACACATTAATGTGGACATAAAGGACACCAACGgacagtgagtgtgtatgtgtgtgcgtagaCAAAGTAGCTTAAGCTTGAGGCTTTCTGTGAGTTTATTTTACTACTCATTTGTAAGTAGTTTCACTtgaacagtaaataaaataaacaatgttattgTGTGTTGTCATTTTTCCACAATTTGTAAAGGACCCCTCTGATGTTGGCAGTAGTGAATGGACACACAGAGTGTGTGTACTCCCTACTCAGTCAAGGAGCCAATGTAGAGGCTCAGGACCGCTGGGGCAGGACGGCCCTACATAGAGGGGTGAGATAGTCAAACATATCCACTAAAATTGCAATTATATTGTCATATTCTATTATATTATAAgaattatttaatcatttaccATTTAGAGTATTTTCCATGAtcctttttttccacacaggCAGCGACAGGCCAGGAGGAGTGTGTGGAGGCCCTGCTCCAGCGGggggccagtgtgtgtgtgagggacaTTCAGGGCCGCTCCCCTCTTCATCTGGCATCTGCTTGCGGCCGGGTCGGTGCCCTGGGTGCCCTTCTGCAGGCTACCAGCacctctcacactcacacacacctcactgACAACCAGGGCtacacaccactgcactgggcCTGCTACAACGGTACTGAAACACTTGAAAACATCATTTGGGTTTCTGTCTGAAGGAGAAatctgttttatgtctgttCCGCTCTTTCTACTTCTctcatcttttcctctctttctctttaggATATGATGCGTGTGTGGAGGTGTTGTTAGACCAGGAGGTTTTCAAGAAGATTAAGGGCAACGCATTCAGCCCACTGCACTGTGCTGTGTAAgacaatgtgtttgttttttcattaatgCTTTCATGCAGATAGACTCTGGTTTGAGGGTATGTGacagtatgtgttgtgtgtttcagtaTGAACGATAACGAGGGAGTGGCTGAGATGTTAATTGACTCCCTGGGCACTAATATCATCAACACCACTGACTCCAAGGGCAGGTGAGAGATGCAAACAGACTCAAACGAcatcatgtttttatgagttGTTCAGGGTGAGCACAAGCTCCGTTCTTACATCGTTAACCATGTTCTTGTTGACGCAGGACCCCCCTTCACGCCGCAGCTTTTTCGGACCACGTCGAGTGCGTCTCCCTGCTGCTGAGCCACGGAGCTCAGGCCAACGTAGTTGACACGCACACGCGCAGGACACCGCTGATGATGGCTGCTCTTAACGGACAGACCAACGCTGTGGGTCAGTACACCTACTGACACAAATACAGTGTTGGTCTTTGATTTCTAAAGTTTTGACATATAACCATCTCCGTTCATGTGTTGCAGAGGTGTTGGTGAGCAGTGCCAAAGCAGACTTTACACTACAGGATAACAACAGGAACACAGCCTTACATCTGGCTTGCAgcaaggtaacacacacacatatataccgAGGAGGGAGATGCCTCTTCATTCACTGGTCATGTTGAATTATAGATTCCTTAATGTTCTGCAAAGCAAACTTGTCCTTCATGTTGGACAAGGAAAGTAAGATAAATGTTCCAGGTAAAACAGAACCTTCTTAAAAGTGGTTCTCAATAATTAATGATGGCCAAGTTGGTGGAGGGAGGACTGTACTTTTATGATATGCAAGACTTCGTTTTTCACTGTCCATCACTTTGTTGCTCTCTGCTCCTGTCAGGGTCATGAGACGAGTGCCTTGTTGATTCTGGAGAAGATCAGCGATAGGAACCTCATCAACTGCACCAACGCTGCTCTCCGGACGTACGTAGTCCTGTCAGTTTGCAGGCAGACCCTCAGCTGTACAGCAAGGTGACCTACTGACCTCATGTTGGCTTTATTTTAACAGTATATCTCCCCACATCTCCCTGCAGACCCCTGCATGTCGCAGCCAGAAAGGGTTTGACGGTGGTTGTCCAGGAACTTCTGAGGAAAGGAGCCAGCGTGTTAGCAGTGGATGAGAATGGTCAGCATTCATTCTTACTGCTTTAGCCCATGTTTcactcttcacacacacacacacacacacacacacacacacacacacacacacatacacacacacacacacacacacacacactcactccttCAGTGTTTCTTTCTTGCTTCTCTCTCATCTCTAGGTTACACTCCAGCTCTAGCCTGCGCTCCCAACCGTGATGTTGCTGACTGCCTGGCCCTCATCCTCAACTCCATGATGCCCACCTCACCTATGGTCACCATAGCAACTTTGCCTGCACTCTCTCTTACTCAAACAGTCATCAACCATCACCCCACCTCCAACCACATCTCCAAAGGCGTGGCCTTTGACAACCCGCCTCTTCTGAGGCCTGACCACGCGTCCTACTGCAGGCCGGAGCGCCTGCTGTCTTCCATCTCTGGTGATGATGAACTGAATGACTCAGATTCAGAGACATACTGACGACACACCCCTGCCATGGGACAGAGACTCACAATTCTGGCAGGCTAGCCAGCCACTCAGGAGCCTTAATAGATCACTGACAAGGGacaaaaggagaggaaagagggagaaaatggAGCCAGTGTGTGcggattattattattttagtaagCCTTCAAATCTGAAATGAACCCATGTTGTAAACCAGATGTTTGTTTCCTTAAGGTGCATACCCATGGGGAAGAAAATGTACTAAAATATAGAATAAGGTGAATACACACTACATTTCTTTCAGACAGTATCACTGGATGGTCATTAAAATGACcagtgtctttttaaatataaagcaatgtcatatttctttttaaatgatgcTCCTCTTTGCTGATATCTTTTTGGAGTTGTTTCAAGCCTTTTCACCGTTTTTCTTCAACTATTGATACAAGAGCATTTACTGAGGAAAAGCTCAGAGGACTATGATTGTCTaagggaaaaagagagggaCAATCTTATGGGACCAGGTGATAAATTAACTCTTTTCCCTACTTTACTTTTGAGTTCTTCTTCAAGCTGTCACGACAGACACTGATGCCTGAGACTTGGTAACGCCAGGTCATTGTTTTTGAACCACTTCTCAATTCCTAGAAGAGGAAGTCATCATTGAATCCTATGAATTTACTCTGAGCGGAGAGAGACTGAATCCTCGGGAGCTGATTCTGACAGCAGGTGGATGTAAGAACTATTTACTGTTGATCAGTTCAggagtcagtcagtcaaccaCCCGAATGAGCGGCCCCAAGGAACTTTTAACTTGCAATGCTGTAACTACTTAACGTCTGTGTACTGTACTGGAGACAGGGAAAAGTGGCTGAcactgtgtatctgtgtgtgagacagtgtgtgtgtgtgtttgtgtgagtgtgagagagagtaagaaattaataaatattgcCTTTTTAGGAACAAGCAACTTTCAGGCAGAGGATGAACGCTACTTGGTGCAATGTTTGTAAAGATTgagtaatgaatgaataaagatatttgtttttattttttttttgaggtttcAAATAATGTGACAGAATATAAATGTGTGCAACTTTGATCagacaatttcttttttttataatcagaTGTATCTCAGTTCATTCATTGTCCAGCTGATACATGCGGCCATACAGACAGGCAGTGACCAGGCCACCTGTCATGTTTGAATGTTTCATAGTCACCCTGCCATCTGCACTTTTCTCCAGATGTTGTGGCTGCTCCAGGACCAGACGGCTAGCCAGAACTGACGGGTACACATATTTGGTCCCAAACTTCCCCTCCAAGAGGAAATCCATTTTGGTCTCTGCATCTTCCACTTCCTGTCCACAGGAACTGGTGTCCAACCCTGCACAGCGGACTACTGCACACACCTGTAGACAGAGATAAGATAAATGTGACAAGTGTCACTTAAAGCAGTTTTAAATGTCCCAAATTATTCTCAGTCCCTACCTGCAGAGCGTAACGTCCGTTGACGGTGTGTGTTCCAGCAAATGCTCCAAATGCGTAGAGCTCTTCACTGCTCTTTAAGCGCTGGTACTGCAAGTGACAGCAGAAAGTGCcatcacacacattcagttCTCCTTCTGTGTCGTTAAGGAGGATAAATTTAAAAGGGTCGTACATCATGGATGAGGTGAAGGTGGAGGAGGGAGCGACTGGAGGAGGAGAATCAAAACAGCTGTCTTTGTGGCAGAACCTTGAGTCTGTAGCTATAGATGATGTGGACTCACTCCGAACATCCCCTTCCTCTGTGGCCACGCTCTGCCTCACCGGCACTGGGTCTAAAACTGGCACCCTGGCTACTAGCAGCCTGCCTTCCTCTGGGTCTCCTCTCTGGGCGTGGTGGTAGACGGCAGAAAAAGGGGTGTAGATGCCGCTTCCTGTCATGATCAGTCGGTCATCACGAATGTTAGCTGCAAGAAGGGTGACGTTGGCACCCAGGCTGAACGCCTGCTGGAACTGGATTGTGTCCAGCAGAGGGAGCTGGTTCATCCAGGCTGTGGGGAAGATCACCTGACGCACACCCTGAAAGAGAGTTAGATCAGGGCAGATGAAGACCAAACACAGGAGTGTAGAGTTGGTTATACATTTTGAGCAGGgatgtgtatatattttcttaCCTTCTCCACCAGGGTAACAGTAGGCATGTGGAACAGGATGTCGAAGCAGGTGATAAGGCCAAACTTCCCAGCGAAAGGTGTATCAAATGTGATGATCTCTGGTTGTGGCGGCATGTCAAAGGCGTCCTCGAAGTAGAGGTTCTGTTTATGGTAGCGTGCTACCAACAGGCCATCTGAGCTGTATGAAACCATGAGGAAGCCTTGATTTTTAACCTTCggtagtggtggaagaaatattcagaccaatacagcaaaataaaatactccattacaagtaaaggttgctcatgaaaaatcctacctaagtaaaagtactttagtattagcagcaaaacatacttaaagtattaaaataaaagtagtggtttggtccctctgactgatatattattatatatgacatcattagatcattaatactgaagcatcagcgtgtaagcagcatgttactgttgcagttgctggaggtggagctagtttgacctactttatatacagtttgctagtttagtccagtggttcccaacatagGGGTCgagcccctccaaagggtccagataaatctgaggggttgtgagatgattaatgggaaagaagaaaaaacaaagttctgatacacaaatctgttttcagcaaCTCATAGAcaaatgtgaccccgactacacactgctctttgtaagacatcaaaagccaaaaaggttggaaaccactaatttcatctttaacaatgtgttgtatttttaaaacttgttatattatccattgtgtcaaatcttcatctgaaaagtaactaaagctgtcagaaaaatgtagtggaatagaaagtacaatatttccctctgaaatgtagaagtggaagtatgaagtagcatcaaatggaaatactctagtaaagtacaaatacctcaaaattgtacagttcttgagtaaatgtacttagttactttatGTCACTGACCTCAGATTATtcatcatgtttctgtctgtagcTGTTGGATCACACTAGTTGGaggaaatgacacatttttgtacttGCTGGACTTCAGCTGAAATGCTTCTAAAGTGTATTTGAAGGTCTGCATTGCACCTGAAAACCACGTTGGTGTTGAACTGCCAGCGTCCATCAGggggacaggaggaggaggagtggtcCGTCTTCAGGGTGCAGGGCTGCAGGTCGGCCATATTGGCCACCAAGTAGAGGCTGTAACGACGAGCCATGCAGCTCAACCGCTGGAGAACCTGAGAGACACAACCATACACAAATGAGATTTATATTCTGACTGTGCATGAATTAAGGCACAGAGCAGACTATGGTGTCTCCATGTCAATGTAACTCAACAGACAGAATACTTGCCACCTTACAAATATCACctaaatgcttaaaatgtaaaatctgaaaGAATGTGTGTGCACTTCAGTGTTGTTGTATCTGCCCGGCTCTGTGCAGGGGTTCCAGCTCTCCTGCTGGGGGTCAGGAATGGTCTCTAGGTAACTATAGATGGATGTACGGCTGAAGTTGAAACCCTGAAGACCATCCTCTGGAAACACCAGGATCTGTGCAccctgaaagagagagagagagggagagagagagagatgtgatcGGCATAGATTAATTTAACCTACCTGCTGTGGTATTAAACACACTTCTTTATGTGAACATTAAGAGAGATAAAACACCTCACAATTGTTAACAGTTAATGTTCTGCAATTTATAGTAGATAGCAACCGAGTCATTACTTAAAGGGTTTGGGGACCACAACAGTGAAACAGCtgagttaaaaataaataatgatggaATGTGGTTTTACTGtttgacaagaaaaataaattgttttatacTCTAAGGAGTTTTATGTTGAGTTACTTTaaagtgcccaaatgaacattaagacaggttttgcttgctgtaatcattcctcctgtttatactgaccattagaagatcccttcataatgcacttacaatgtaggTGATGGAGATGGAGATTTGGAAGTTAATCTGAAGATTATACGAGTCTTCAATCGTCTGAGTCAAATACcttggatatcttccacagttacagtcttttagtAAAAATGTCCCTATGTCtcgacagtgttttcctgttcagctgcagtagaAGGAccataacaaaaagagggaatttggcactaaaaagataGTGACTTTAAAAGATATTGAATTGATTTTGAATAATTTAGTCGACTGTAGCCtcatattaaataataaacgttaaatacatttttgcacagaaggaggcctgtggattttggcccccatcacttacattgtaatgaagggatctcttaatggctaGTATGAAGAGGAAGAATGATTGCAGCAAGAAAAACGTGTATCATTAagttgggctcctgactgttgttttaggacgCACTTGGACgtttgtgaacctatcctttaattgGAAGCCAATTAACTCGATTTTCAAAGCTGTTATGCACCTGACATACCATGAACTCTGTTGTTATTGCAATGAGCAACATTTCTTTGCTCCTGTCTCTTTGCTCCATACCTGCTGGGCAGCCAGGGCAGCCTGCTCCTGGTAGACATCCAGGTTTTTCTGCATG is part of the Thunnus albacares chromosome 19, fThuAlb1.1, whole genome shotgun sequence genome and encodes:
- the LOC122969320 gene encoding serine/threonine-protein phosphatase 6 regulatory ankyrin repeat subunit A isoform X1, whose translation is MRSERASRVCIVVLEEVEEDEPSSSPPPPRPKSSPDRRSHHASRRAAAQEDKPSLLRAIFNVDPDEVRSLIFKKEDVNIQDNEKRTPLHAAAYLGDAEIIELLILSGARVNAKDNKWLTPLHRAVASCSEDAVAVLLKHSADVNARDKNWQTPLHVAASNKAVRCAEALVPLLSNVNVSDRAGRTALHHAAFSGHVEMVKLLLSRGANINAFDKKDRRAIHWAAYMGHLEVVKLLVASGAEVDCKDKKAYTPLHAASSSGMSSTVHYLLGLGVHVNEVNAYGNTPLHLACYNGQDVVVGELIEAGANVNQVNERGFSALHFASSSRQGALCQELLLAHGAHINMRSKDGKTPLHMAATHGRFSCSQALIQNGAEIDCEDKSRNTALHIAARYGHELIITALVKHGANTAKRGIHGMFPLHLAALSSFSDCCRKLLSSGFDIDTPDDFGRTCLHAAAAGGNLECLNLLLNIGADFNRKDNFGRTPLHYASANCNYQCVFALVGSGASINELDQRGCSPLHYAAAADMDGKCVEYLLRNNADPGVRDKQGNTAVHYASAYGRTLCLELMASETPLDVLMETSGTDMLSDSDSQAPISPLHLAAYHGHCGALEVLLSSLLDVDVRSPEGRTPLSLACSRGHQECVSLLLHHSASPMTRDYTHKKTAIHAAAMNGHPECLRLLMSNNDQHINVDIKDTNGQTPLMLAVVNGHTECVYSLLSQGANVEAQDRWGRTALHRGAATGQEECVEALLQRGASVCVRDIQGRSPLHLASACGRVGALGALLQATSTSHTHTHLTDNQGYTPLHWACYNGYDACVEVLLDQEVFKKIKGNAFSPLHCAVMNDNEGVAEMLIDSLGTNIINTTDSKGRTPLHAAAFSDHVECVSLLLSHGAQANVVDTHTRRTPLMMAALNGQTNAVEVLVSSAKADFTLQDNNRNTALHLACSKGHETSALLILEKISDRNLINCTNAALRTPLHVAARKGLTVVVQELLRKGASVLAVDENGYTPALACAPNRDVADCLALILNSMMPTSPMVTIATLPALSLTQTVINHHPTSNHISKGVAFDNPPLLRPDHASYCRPERLLSSISGDDELNDSDSETY
- the LOC122969320 gene encoding serine/threonine-protein phosphatase 6 regulatory ankyrin repeat subunit A isoform X2, which gives rise to MAVLKIRDQPSLLRAIFNVDPDEVRSLIFKKEDVNIQDNEKRTPLHAAAYLGDAEIIELLILSGARVNAKDNKWLTPLHRAVASCSEDAVAVLLKHSADVNARDKNWQTPLHVAASNKAVRCAEALVPLLSNVNVSDRAGRTALHHAAFSGHVEMVKLLLSRGANINAFDKKDRRAIHWAAYMGHLEVVKLLVASGAEVDCKDKKAYTPLHAASSSGMSSTVHYLLGLGVHVNEVNAYGNTPLHLACYNGQDVVVGELIEAGANVNQVNERGFSALHFASSSRQGALCQELLLAHGAHINMRSKDGKTPLHMAATHGRFSCSQALIQNGAEIDCEDKSRNTALHIAARYGHELIITALVKHGANTAKRGIHGMFPLHLAALSSFSDCCRKLLSSGFDIDTPDDFGRTCLHAAAAGGNLECLNLLLNIGADFNRKDNFGRTPLHYASANCNYQCVFALVGSGASINELDQRGCSPLHYAAAADMDGKCVEYLLRNNADPGVRDKQGNTAVHYASAYGRTLCLELMASETPLDVLMETSGTDMLSDSDSQAPISPLHLAAYHGHCGALEVLLSSLLDVDVRSPEGRTPLSLACSRGHQECVSLLLHHSASPMTRDYTHKKTAIHAAAMNGHPECLRLLMSNNDQHINVDIKDTNGQTPLMLAVVNGHTECVYSLLSQGANVEAQDRWGRTALHRGAATGQEECVEALLQRGASVCVRDIQGRSPLHLASACGRVGALGALLQATSTSHTHTHLTDNQGYTPLHWACYNGYDACVEVLLDQEVFKKIKGNAFSPLHCAVMNDNEGVAEMLIDSLGTNIINTTDSKGRTPLHAAAFSDHVECVSLLLSHGAQANVVDTHTRRTPLMMAALNGQTNAVEVLVSSAKADFTLQDNNRNTALHLACSKGHETSALLILEKISDRNLINCTNAALRTPLHVAARKGLTVVVQELLRKGASVLAVDENGYTPALACAPNRDVADCLALILNSMMPTSPMVTIATLPALSLTQTVINHHPTSNHISKGVAFDNPPLLRPDHASYCRPERLLSSISGDDELNDSDSETY
- the btd gene encoding biotinidase isoform X2 produces the protein MQKNLDVYQEQAALAAQQGAQILVFPEDGLQGFNFSRTSIYSYLETIPDPQQESWNPCTEPGRYNNTEVLQRLSCMARRYSLYLVANMADLQPCTLKTDHSSSSCPPDGRWQFNTNVVFSSDGLLVARYHKQNLYFEDAFDMPPQPEIITFDTPFAGKFGLITCFDILFHMPTVTLVEKGVRQVIFPTAWMNQLPLLDTIQFQQAFSLGANVTLLAANIRDDRLIMTGSGIYTPFSAVYHHAQRGDPEEGRLLVARVPVLDPVPVRQSVATEEGDVRSESTSSIATDSRFCHKDSCFDSPPPVAPSSTFTSSMMYDPFKFILLNDTEGELNVCDGTFCCHLQYQRLKSSEELYAFGAFAGTHTVNGRYALQVCAVVRCAGLDTSSCGQEVEDAETKMDFLLEGKFGTKYVYPSVLASRLVLEQPQHLEKSADGRVTMKHSNMTGGLVTACLYGRMYQLDNE
- the btd gene encoding biotinidase isoform X1 produces the protein MFFVVAVWVSLFVIGQTEPSNVDSSYVAAVYEHRLILNPEPHVPISRPAALQHMQKNLDVYQEQAALAAQQGAQILVFPEDGLQGFNFSRTSIYSYLETIPDPQQESWNPCTEPGRYNNTEVLQRLSCMARRYSLYLVANMADLQPCTLKTDHSSSSCPPDGRWQFNTNVVFSSDGLLVARYHKQNLYFEDAFDMPPQPEIITFDTPFAGKFGLITCFDILFHMPTVTLVEKGVRQVIFPTAWMNQLPLLDTIQFQQAFSLGANVTLLAANIRDDRLIMTGSGIYTPFSAVYHHAQRGDPEEGRLLVARVPVLDPVPVRQSVATEEGDVRSESTSSIATDSRFCHKDSCFDSPPPVAPSSTFTSSMMYDPFKFILLNDTEGELNVCDGTFCCHLQYQRLKSSEELYAFGAFAGTHTVNGRYALQVCAVVRCAGLDTSSCGQEVEDAETKMDFLLEGKFGTKYVYPSVLASRLVLEQPQHLEKSADGRVTMKHSNMTGGLVTACLYGRMYQLDNE